The DNA sequence AATTAACGAGAGATTGATAAATGTGACTattaaatttacatataaaaGATTGACGATTGATAcaattaatcttatatatttataacatatgacacaaatatatttataattttttatatatttaattttatttttatataaaataataattaatctatatgtaataaatatatatttttatttttttatcaaattttttactTCTTTctgatataataaatataattattgttatatttattgtcactatcatataatttttgatgttctacgatttttagtatattatattattaattgtgataaaaatttaattttattaaaaaattattatatttttttattttaataataaataaaatattaaaaatatatttataaaaattgagtaAACACCATATAAAAAGACAGgtgtataataaaaaaaaattacttttaccaTATAACAATAATTCTATAATAAAAGATCATATAAAAAGTTTTTACTATTTCATAGTGTTACATGATAAATAAGTAGTCGGACAACCATCCAAGATCAGATAAAAGTCAGATAGGTAGAAATGACCATTCTAGAAAATCATATCGGACAACCATCCAAAATCAGGTCAGACATCAGACGACTATTCTAGAAAATCAGGTCGAACGATCACCTAAAGACAGGCAATCAGGTTAGAACACCGGGTTGGATGACTACTCTAATAGACCAGACTACCACTCCAAGATGACCGGGTTGGATAACTATTCTAGAATGACCGGATTGGAATCGATGGATGACCAGACGATCACTTCAAGATGATCAGATCGAACAACTATTCTAAAATGACCGGATTGGAAATCGGTCGGATATTACataatttctctctttttctctctcttaacTCACATATTTTCGCTATAATAGCAACTGTACATTATGACACATACTTTCTTTCAGAATACTCAATAGAGCTGTatataaatacattttttttccttctctttttcttcttcttgcttcAAACTGCATTCATGGCAGACCAAAATATGAGATTCTTGAATCAGTCTCAAAATCAAACAATAGATTATCTCACCAATCCTTCAAATCCATATGTTCTACATTCAAACGAAAATTTTATCTTGATTCTTGTGTCACCTACTCTCACAGGACCAAATTACTATTCTTTGTGCAGAGCCATGAAAATGGCCTTACAAATccaataataagaaaaattttattgatggaTCTTTAAAGATGCCAGAACCCACAGATCAAATGTTTGCAGCGTAAGAAAGGTGTAATAACATGGTTCTATCTTGGATCACAAAATCTTTATCACAGTCAATTGCACAAAGTATTATTTGGATTGATGTTGCAGCAGATGGCCTGGAAAGATCTTCAAGATCGATTCTCGCAGGGAGATATGTTTTGCATCTCTGATTTATAGGAAGAGATTTACAGTCTCAAATAGGCTGATTCATCTGTACAGACTACTTCACCCATCTAAAAAACTTGTGCGATGAATTAATCAACTTCAGGCCTATACCTCGGTGCACATGCAATCCTTCAAGCAACTGTGGTGCAATTGTAACTGTAAAAACTTACAGAGAAAACAATTATTTCATTAGATTTTTAAAGCGTCTCAATAACCAGTTCAACAATGTCAAAGCCGCAGATCATGATGATGATCCACTGCTTTCAATAAACAAAGTTTTTTTCTCTTGTAGTACAACAAGAAAGACAGTTGTTTCTTGGTGTAATCTCAAAACCTAAGACATTGATTGCTAAGTCTAACTAAGAAACGTTTCAAAGATCTTATCATGGACGAGGTACTAATACACCTTCTTTTCAAGGTAACAAAAGATACAATACTCAGAATAACACCAAAATTTATACTTTCTATGGGAAATCAAGACACACAGAGGATACCTATTATAGAAAACATGGGTTTCTACCTGGTTTTAAGTTCAAAAATAGCTCCAACAATGCTCTGATTCACCTAGCATTTCTTAATTCAATCAAGGCAACCCTGGTTCCTCAAATCTTCATTTCACTCAAGATCAATACCAACACTTACTTGTTTTGATTCAACCAGTAAGTCaatcagtcaaatctaaatAAGACATACACTCCATAAATCAAATGAGCACATTCACAGCCACAGATTCTCTTCATATTACTACTTCTTGCTCCAGTTCTCCCggtaattttccttttttttttgtgttctttGCAAACTAATGTATGGATCTTAGACACCGGAGCTACTGTTCATATCTGTTTCTCTCTTAGTCATTTCCTATCATATAAAAGAATTAGACCTATACGTGTCAAATTACCGAATAGTGCCACAATTACTACAGATATATCTAGCACAATACATTTCTCACTGTGTCTCATTCTTCATGGAGTTTTATGCATACCATAGTTTTCTTTCAACTTTATTTCATACCATAGTTTTCTTTCAACTTTATTTTAGTCATCAAATTGGCCTCATCACTTTATTATTCTCTCACCGTTTCTCATGATGAATGTATCATACAAGAGCATAATACCTTGAAGATGATTGGTTTAGCTAAAGCAAAAGATGGCCATTATCTCATGACAGATCATGCAACATCCTCTCCTTCATTCAATACAGTTTTATCCTTAGTTGAACTTGTTAATTTTTCATCCTCTCAAAATCATTCTTCTAGTGTTTATGATGTATGACATTTTAGATTGGGGCATCCATCCTTGTCTACTATGAATAGCATCAAAAATAGACATTCTTACATTATTActgtagaaaataaaatttgtgatATATGCCACTTTGCCAAGCagaaaaaattatctttttttagTAAGACAATCAAAATCTTCTGCAATTTTTAACTTGATTCATGTTGATATTTAGGGACCATTCAAGACCATATCTATACATGGTCATagatattttttaacaatagTAAATGATTTCTCTAGACACACCTAGATTTTTTTGATGAAGCACAAGTCAGAGGCATCAGGTTTGCTACAAACTTTTATTCAACTCATTGATACTCAATTCCTTATCAAAGTTAAAAACATTCAAAGTGATAATGGAATCGAATTTAAAATAGATCAGTTTTATGTAAATAAGGGTATCATACACCAGACAAGTTGTATAGAGATCCCAGAATAGAACTCTATTGTTGAAAGAAAACACTAGCATATTTTGAATGTGGCTCGAGCCTTATTATTTCAAGCTAATCTACCAAAGGTATTCTAGTCTTATGCTATTTCgcactcaattttcttaattaacAAATTCCCAACACCAGTTCTTGAAAATAAATCACCACATGGATTACTTTATCAAAAGCTGTCTGATCTTTCATTTCTTAAAGCTTTTGGTTCTTTGTGTTTAGCAGCTACATTAACCATTGCTAGAACAAAGTTTAACTCTAGAGTATAAAAATACATCTTCTTGGGATACAAACCTAGAACTAAAGGATTTGTTATCTTTGATCCATCATCTAGAGAAATTTCTATTTTCAGAAATGTCATTTTCTATGAGTTTACTTTTCCTTACAAACATCAATCTGATTCAAATCTCTCTCATCTATCTACAGAACCTATTATTCTCTCCCTCAAGATTGTACTATTCCTAGTGATTTCTCTGATTATCTCATTATTCCTAATTATAATGCAGATTCTCAGCCCCTTAAGTTGCATGCCTTTCTTCAGCAATCACATGTTCCTGAAGTTTCTACCAGAACCAAAAGAAAACCTTCTTATCTCCAAGACTACCATTGCAACTCACTTAGTTCTATTCCTTCCCACTCACAATCTAGTGTTCTTTATCCCCTTTCATAAGTTCTCACATATGATCATGTCTCTTCCTCCCATAAGCACTTCATTATATCTACCTCAACTGTAATCGAACCAAGAACATATACACAGACAACCAAACTTGATTGTTGGAGAGAAGCTATGCAAGCTAAGATCGCTGCTTTagaacaaaatcatacatagAAACTCACAGATCTGCCACTAGAGAAGATCCCTATTGGATGCAAATTGGTTTATAAGGTAAAATTTAAGGCAGATAGTTCAACAAAAAGATACAAAGCTAGGCTTATTGCCAAATACTATACCCAAATTAAAGTTATAGACTACTTTGATACATTTTCTCCTGTGGCAAAGATGACCACAGTACATTTAGTTCTTGTTTTAGCTGCTGCACATAATTGGTATCTGCACCAATTAGATGTAAATAATACTTTTTTACATGGTGACCTTAATGAAGAAGTATACATGATTTTGCCTTCTGGTTTTCAAACTAACAACCCTAACAAGGTACGCAAGTGGTTAAActctttatatggtttaaaacaagccaATAGACAGTGATTTTCTAAACTCTCTAATGCCTTGTTAGCCCTTGGATATGTACAAAGCAAGTCGGACCACTCACTGTTCACAAAGAAGAGAGATGTTTTCTTTACTACTTTGCTAGTTTGTGTAGATGATATCATTTTGGCAGGAAATAACATGGAGGAGATATATACAGTCGAATTCTTTCTCGATACTTCTTTCAAAATCAATGATCTAGAAGAACTAAAATTTTTTCTAGATTTGGAAATTGGAAGATCTCCAAAAGGGATTATCCttaatcaaagaaaatatgcCCTGGAAATTCTTTCTAATGTAGGATACTTAGCTTCCAAGCCAGTCAAAACTCCCATGGACACTACTCACAAATTGCAACAAGACAAGGGTTCTCTACTTGATGATTGTGCAACTTACAGAAGGTTAGTGGGTAGATTCTTATATCTTACCACAACCATACCTGACCTTAGCTTTGCAGTTCAACAACTCAGTCAGTACCAAGTAAAACTGACTGATCTTCACCTAAAGGTAGCTCACAAGATTCTAAGATGTATTAAAAGTTCTCCATGAACTGGCTTATTTTTTCCAGCCaaatctaattttaaattaaaaggttTCAGTGATTTAGACTGGACTGACTGCATTAACACTCGCAAATCAGTTACAGGTTTTTATGTCTTCTTAGGCTCAACCTTAATTTCTtggaaatttaaaaagaaaactaCTGTCTCTCGTTTATTTTCTAAAGCTGAATATAGAGCACTTGCAGCTGTAACCCGTGAACTTCGATGGCTCACTTACCTCCGTGATGATCTTCAGGTTTCTCACCACATCACTAGCTTTAATCTACTGTGATAACCAAAGTGCATTACATATTGCTGCCAATCCTATATTTCATGAAAGAATAAAACACATTGAGTTGGACTACCGTATTGTAAGAGAAAATGTATAGATCGACCTCCCCAAACTTTTACCAGTTTCCTCCACAGCTCAGTTGGTGGACATCTTCAATAAACCTCTAACCCTTGACCCATTCTCAAAACTAAAACTCAAGCTGGAAATGATTGACATACATTCTCCAGCTTGTGGGTGGGGGGGTGTTACATGATAAATAAGAAGCCAGACGACCACCCAAGATCAGATGAAAGTCGGACAAGTAGGAACGACCATTTCAGAAGATTAGATCGGACAACCACCTAAGATCAGGTCAAACGACCACCCAAGATTAGACAGATTGGACGACCATTTCAGAATATCAGGTCGAACGATCACCCAAAGATAGACGACCAGGTCAGAAGACCAGATTGGACGACCACTCTAATAAACTAGATTAGACTACCACTCCAAGATGACCAGGTCGGACAACTATTCTAGAATAACCGGATTGGATTCAATGGACGACTAGACGATCACTCCAAGATGACCAGATCGGAAAACTATTCTAAAATGACCGAACTGGGAATCGGTCGAATATTCCATAATTTTCTCTATTCTTCTCTCTCTTAACCTACATGTTTTTTGCTGTAGCAAGAGCAATATGTTATGACACATACTTCCTTCCAGAATACTCAATAGAGTTGTATGTAAACATATTTCACTCAAACAAAATAATCAAGCTTGTTTTGCCTTAGTCTCTCTATTTCGGTTAAGTTTCCTTTTGTAACATATAGTATTgttgtttatttatttgataattttataaaatcataactaatataatttaattccaaATGCTATATATGATGTGAATAATTATATAGatataatcaattaaaattattttaaaaaatattaaccgtgataaaaatataaaataattaaaaaaataatagaactaattgtataaagttttttttagttcaaataactataaaaagttaataaatataaataattaaaatataataaaaagtaaaattgggaTTCTAATACACTAAATCCAagtgttataaatattaaacaatTAAGTTATTAAACCTAAATTActacaatttattatattaatgattgtaataatttaatctcttcatttttcataaaaatgtaACTTTCATTATCTATTCTATATAACTTTTATTATCTATTCTATATAAAACCCATTAGCATAATCtctatttcatatattttttgacACAACTCTCTCTCCTTCATTTTCAAATTGCTcatgatttgaaaattttctttcttattattttcttaatatctAGCATGGAATGCATGGTTGCACAACTCTGAACAGCCAACTCAACCATCTTAGCTAGATTGAATTGAACGATAAGTATCTATATGTTTTGGAGAGATCATTCTATTCTTTCTCGatagtaaaatatatttataccataatctgtaacgaccctgtaatacccggctagactccggtatcgaaattcctaccgtccggtggaacctcggatgtcggaagcctctagtagggtagaaacgtgttttcataaaatgttttaaagcatttcatggttttaagtatgaaaattaaatgagtttttgcatgaaaagtctttggaggaaaacccaggttcggccgccgaaagtcaagttcggccgccgaacatgcatgcgttttggaggcacgttaggcccccgaaagcatgagtgagggaagttcaggttcggccgccgaaagtcaagttcggccgccgaacatggcatgcatgcggaggcaagttcggcccccgaacgtggcctggccagccactataaaagggtcacgtagccgaaatgggcgagctttcttccattttcggccacagctagcttccgaccgccctcttccaaatctagtgttcttccttcaaatccccaccatttttcttgagttttaagcttgcattgaaggttttgaacttttaaaacaagttttggagctttgggaactcaggagctcattttcgtggatctccaagtttaggtcgtctccctctcgatcttcaagaggtaagagccgatcttaagctccttatatgttttaagtaagttttaagttgttttatggggtagaatggcatgtatagggttgtatgagtttttaagcaaatgttaggttttatgtgatttgtgaacaatgtggcatgtttgagtatgtttgaagtgttgtagttggggtatttgttgtttgaggcccctaggaaacttgtatgcatgttttggttgagttttatgcatgttggtgagtttggaggcaaaaatgcacaaaggagccaagtttctgccctttggcagaaaccaggttcggcaaccgaaggagctttcggccgccgaacatggctggggaggcaggccttttggctgccgaagttgcccccgaaaagtgactttcgtctctgtctgggactttcggccgctgaaggtgccgccaaacatgcatgagtttcgcctctgtctgggagttcggccgccgaaggtgccgccgaacctgcctgactttcggctctggagggactttcggccgctgaacctgccgccgaaagtgccctgtccagccatttcttgcatgattttatgtgatgttttcatgatgttttagggggtttttggggagtatgttagagttatgtttatgtttgtttggtccctcattggagtccacctgtgtaggttcggacccgaggaaccgaggaccccagcaatgaaccagctgctacagagtttatcagagctagccagaggtgagtggaataaaccttaagttttaaaataaatgaaaatatgaattttgagcatgatccatgcatcatgaatgccatgagatatagtaggttgcttgcattagtattcacgaatatgttgcattgcatttatgatgttgatgtggattggttattggatgatcctttagtcctcatatgatatgatgatgttatggcatgatatggtatggaagtccaggttgtacccattctacgtccctggcacgatgtaagaggaagtccaggttgtacccattctacgtccctggcacagttggactgtatgatatgttatgttaagagaaagaccggttgtacccattctacgtcccggcacagttggactatgtagaggactattggtgacaataccatccgagatgtgattagttgtgatgtgttgcattacataatggcatgaaattttaaatgtatgttttcattattctgctcactgggctttgtagctcacccctctcccctaaccccagatgtgcaggtacagggtagaccaggaggttagccagagttttgaagtatgttttatgtaatagttagactgtggacatgacaattgtattatgatgtaatgtaagagatttcagtatgtatgTAACGAGGtattttgaggttatagatgtgcttgaccctatgagtattgttatcccttttgatacatgatctatagaaatgttttatactgttcatgaaagccaactcatctcatgttgtatcgcccgttggggcattgatgagatcccatagagggatcatgattatgatcaggactatgtacatgtatgttcaggttgagttggatgaatgaaagaaaagttttaaatttttatgcatgttgttgatcatgtatgggattatacaggtttacaggatgtatgtttggcttgctacgggtcccggcggccttaagtcgactcggatcctagcgccggtagcggtccgattctcgggtcgttacagaatggtatcagagccctaggttcataggatcggacctagagtgtcgggctcatagatgttctagaaggtcaagcacaataggaaggtcatgtccactaggataggatgtggagtcctgtcttgccatgatgatatgttatgctatgtgatgtatgtgatgagggttcatgtgtgcccacatgaaccatatgatgctaatgcttgcttgatgtgtactgtttttcagaaaacaggatgaggggaactcgtcgatcagcacgattgactagagtgccacctgaggatgagggcacgagcgcccgtcctcctacattgcctagggcaatgtcttgtagagccaacagagaaagagtgtcaagggaccctagaaggtcttttgatgctagcagaagggggactgatagaggaggaagttcttcagatgtgagggaggttatggaagaggatcagaggagggatggaaacctggatgtgagcatggaggaagaagggacaggggaatctcagggaggcgttcaggcctcggggtatggttttccaccccattatccacccttcccacagggttcagggtatccgatgggaggtacatcggattactccagctttaacccctaccctacctacatgccttgtccacctttctatccaccttacacacagtacccagcttatccaccctcacccttctatccaaacccggcaaaccccacctcggggaatgctgcacctccacctccaccacctacagaaccagcagccccagttactcaacctcctagacctagctcagctgatgggagcaaggtaaagatgacagattacctcaagctagatgctcccaaatacaagtcaggggatgacccctttgagtatctgagagtagtgaagacaataactgatgagctaggggcaagtgacagcagggccattcagatggcagggttcactttaaagtgcaagaaggcacgggaatggttcaagtgttatgtggacccgagactagacggtatgacatgggaagaatttgcgaatgagttcgctggatgggcttttccagacagttccagagaactgaagatgattgagtttgagcaattgaggcagtcagagcatatgggtgtagaggagttcacggataaattcttggagctattgcctttttcagggcaagctctagatacagatacgaagaaagccaagaaatatgttatgaagctgcattccaggtactcctcgttggttcagtcagctgagagagaaagtttccacactgtggtggatatggctcgaagaatggaagcaagtgctatagttgaggggttagtgaggcagtcagtgacccagccttcaggggttaagaccccaggcagaggaggaccaggtttctcttctcagagctcaggtaagaagaggtgggataacaccactaggaagctgaagaagaataagttttggaataagttgaaatccggtctgggatttggcggtggctcgagctcaggctcagatggtacagaatgccagagatgtggaagaccacacaggggagtgtgtcgagctgggactaacacatgtttcagatgtggacaggagggacacatggctcgggattgtcctagagcgccttttatgggctagccccagcagacagcttctggtagtgtggcacagccagcagttccagccgcaactcagggcagtggaagaggtagagggagaggggcagcctcttcttctggttcccgaggtgaaggtccatcagctccagccaggatcttcaccatgactcagcaggaggctaacacatccaacaccgtggtgtcaggtaatctcgtcattgggtgttctgatgtgtatgcattaatggacccgggtgcatctcattcttttattgctccgagagccgttgagaggttgggtctgatagtctctgggttagagtgtcccctatgggtcagtggacccaagtgtgacccgtcagtggcagtgtcagtctgccagtacagtccagtttttgttgagggaagatgcctctccgccgaccttgtggttctagatttgacagactttgacgtcattctagggatggattggctatctacccatggtgctaccttggactgcagggacaaggtagtcaggttcagagatcagaacgggtcagaggtcgtcttcagaggagacaagaggggcacacctagaggtctgatatcagcccttcaggctcgtaggttgcttaggaagggatgtcaggggtaattagctcatgtgagagagctagacagtcaggtcagggagccggcctcggtgccagttgtcagagagtttcaggatgtttttctggatgagcttccaggtttaccacctgttagggagatagagttcgagatagagttggtgcctggaactagaccgatctctatccctccctacaggatggctccagccgagttgaaggagttgaaagaacagttgcaagagttggtagaaaagggcttcatccgaccgaacacctcaccttggggtgcaccagtcttgtttgtcagaaagaaggatggatcccttagactttgtatcgactacagacagttgaacaaagtcactaccaagaacaagtacccattgccaaggatcgatgatctattcgaccagctagcaggagcgggttgtttctccaaaatagatctaagatcggggtaccatcagctaaggataagggatgaagacgtaccgaagacagctttcaggaccagatatgggcattttgagttcctggtaatgccgttcgggttgaccaacgcccctgcagcattcatggatctcatgaacagagtgtttagccagtacctggatcacttcgttattgtcttcatagatgatatcttagtgtattccaggaatgcagaggagcatgcccatcatctgcggttggtcttgcagactttgagggaacatggcttgtatgccaagttctctaaatgtgagttctggctgaggagcatttcgttcttggggcatgtagtgtcagagaatggtatagaggtagaccccaagaagacagaaactgtggctaactggcctagacccacttcagtgacagagattagaagtttcttgggtttggcaggttactacaggaggttcgttcaggacttctcaaagatagcagctcctctgaccagactaaccaggaagaatcagaagtttgtgtggaccgaccagtgcgaagaaagttttgaagagcttaagaagaggttgacttcagcaccagttttagctctgccatctagtgatgaggactttacagtcttttgtgatgcgtcccgtgtgggactgggttgtgtactgatgcagaatgagagggtgatcgcttatgcttctaggcagctgaagaagcac is a window from the Manihot esculenta cultivar AM560-2 chromosome 16, M.esculenta_v8, whole genome shotgun sequence genome containing:
- the LOC110603996 gene encoding uncharacterized mitochondrial protein AtMg00810-like yields the protein MTTVHLVLVLAAAHNWYLHQLDVNNTFLHGDLNEEVYMILPSALGYVQSKSDHSLFTKKRDVFFTTLLVCVDDIILAGNNMEEIYTVEFFLDTSFKINDLEELKFFLDLEIGRSPKGIILNQRKYALEILSNVGYLASKPVKTPMDTTHKLQQDKGSLLDDCATYRRLVGRFLYLTTTIPDLSFAVQQLTKSNFKLKGFSDLDWTDCINTRKSVTGFYVFLGSTLISWKFKKKTTVSRLFSKAEYRALAAVTRELRWLTYLRDDLQVSHHITSFNLL